From Blattabacterium cuenoti, a single genomic window includes:
- the rplE gene encoding 50S ribosomal protein L5: MIYQSNLQKFYREKIIPDMIKKFGYTSIMEVPILKKIVVHQGVGSSVMDKKLIDHSMNEITNITGQKAIFCYSKHDESGFKLRKGMPIGVKVTLRRIRMYEFLERLIVISLPRVRDFNGLKENSFDNYGNYNMGIMEQIIYPEINIDKIKKNMGMNITFVTSAKKNEEAKSLLSLFGIPFKKK, from the coding sequence ATGATTTATCAGTCTAATTTACAAAAATTTTATAGAGAAAAAATAATTCCTGATATGATAAAAAAATTTGGGTATACTTCTATTATGGAAGTTCCTATATTAAAAAAAATAGTAGTCCACCAAGGTGTTGGTTCATCTGTTATGGATAAGAAACTTATAGATCATTCCATGAATGAAATAACGAATATTACAGGACAAAAAGCTATTTTTTGTTATTCCAAACATGATGAATCAGGATTTAAGCTAAGAAAAGGAATGCCTATAGGAGTTAAAGTGACTTTAAGAAGAATTAGAATGTATGAATTTTTGGAAAGACTTATTGTTATTTCTTTACCTAGAGTAAGAGATTTTAATGGATTGAAAGAAAATAGTTTTGATAATTATGGAAATTATAATATGGGAATTATGGAACAGATAATTTATCCAGAAATAAATATTGATAAAATAAAAAAAAATATGGGTATGAATATCACATTTGTGACTTCTGCTAAAAAAAATGAAGAAGCCAAAAGTCTTTTATCTTTGTTTGGAATTCCTTTTAAAAAAAAATAA
- the rpsH gene encoding 30S ribosomal protein S8, whose product MDVIADFLTRIRNAILAKHKLLEVPSSKIKKEIVRVLLENGYILGYKAEDNRKVIKIALKYYQEKTSVIQKIIRISKPGLRKYCKYKNMPRVLNGLGIAIISTSSGIITDKQAKNKKIGGEVLCYIY is encoded by the coding sequence ATGGATGTAATTGCTGATTTTTTAACTAGAATTAGAAATGCTATTTTAGCAAAACATAAACTTCTTGAAGTTCCGTCTTCTAAAATAAAAAAAGAAATTGTACGTGTTTTATTAGAAAATGGATATATTTTAGGTTACAAAGCAGAAGACAATAGAAAAGTTATTAAAATAGCTTTAAAATATTATCAAGAAAAAACTTCTGTTATTCAAAAGATTATTAGAATAAGTAAACCAGGTTTAAGAAAATATTGTAAATATAAAAATATGCCAAGAGTTCTAAATGGATTAGGAATTGCTATCATTTCTACTTCCAGTGGTATTATTACAGATAAACAAGCAAAAAATAAAAAAATAGGAGGAGAAGTCTTATGTTATATATATTGA
- the rpsQ gene encoding 30S ribosomal protein S17 produces the protein MVEKYKYEKKIRNIRKQRQGIVISDKMDKTIVVYEVKKIKHRYYEKSIIKNKKYMVHDEKNISKNGDKVNIMEIRPLSKKKCWRLVNILEKSD, from the coding sequence ATGGTAGAAAAATATAAATATGAAAAAAAAATTAGAAATATTAGAAAACAAAGACAAGGAATAGTTATTAGTGATAAAATGGATAAAACTATTGTTGTATATGAAGTAAAAAAAATAAAACATAGATATTATGAAAAAAGCATTATAAAAAATAAAAAATATATGGTTCATGATGAAAAAAATATATCTAAAAATGGAGATAAAGTAAATATTATGGAAATACGACCTTTGAGTAAAAAAAAATGTTGGAGATTAGTTAACATATTAGAAAAATCTGATTAA
- the rplV gene encoding 50S ribosomal protein L22, producing the protein MKQDTNIVSASLNGVRSSPRKIRLIANLVRNKEIYRALDLLNYSSKKKVSLILKKLLFSLLSNWKKKYNQLFSEEKEFLYIKEIRVDQGKTLKRLRPVPQGRGHRIRKRSSNITVFLDKKNIKEI; encoded by the coding sequence ATGAAACAGGATACTAATATCGTTTCAGCTTCTTTAAATGGAGTCAGAAGTTCTCCTAGAAAAATAAGATTAATAGCCAATTTAGTTCGAAATAAAGAAATCTATCGAGCCTTAGATTTATTAAATTATAGTAGTAAAAAAAAAGTTTCTTTAATTTTAAAAAAATTGCTTTTTTCTTTATTATCTAATTGGAAAAAAAAATATAATCAACTTTTTTCTGAAGAAAAAGAATTTTTATATATAAAAGAAATTCGAGTGGATCAAGGAAAAACCTTAAAAAGATTACGTCCTGTTCCTCAAGGAAGAGGTCATAGAATAAGAAAAAGATCGAGTAATATTACTGTGTTTTTAGATAAAAAAAATATAAAAGAAATATAA
- the rpsC gene encoding 30S ribosomal protein S3, producing MGQKTNPIVNRLGIITGWQSSWCNNYKDRIQEDFKVRRYIEARFPKGIVSRVFIERTLKFITITIRTSRPALVIGKRGDEVDTVRKELKKLTKKEIQINISEVKRPELDAPLVAKGLVRQLENRISYKKAIKLSILSAIRMNAQGIRVQISGRLNGSEMARCETYKEGRISLGTFRADVDYHMAVAHTVYGSIGIKVWIMKGEIYGKRELSPLLGTQKKQKGYKYHHFNRKKK from the coding sequence ATGGGACAGAAAACAAATCCAATTGTTAATCGTCTTGGTATTATAACAGGATGGCAATCCAGTTGGTGTAATAATTATAAGGATAGGATTCAAGAAGATTTTAAAGTAAGAAGATATATAGAAGCTAGATTTCCAAAAGGAATAGTCTCTCGTGTTTTTATCGAAAGAACTTTAAAATTCATCACAATCACAATTAGGACTTCAAGACCTGCTCTTGTGATAGGAAAAAGAGGTGATGAAGTGGATACAGTCAGAAAAGAGTTAAAAAAACTTACTAAAAAAGAAATTCAAATTAATATTTCTGAAGTAAAACGTCCTGAATTGGATGCTCCATTAGTTGCTAAGGGTTTAGTGAGACAATTAGAGAATCGTATTTCTTATAAAAAAGCAATTAAATTATCTATTCTTTCTGCTATAAGAATGAATGCTCAAGGTATAAGAGTTCAAATTTCTGGAAGACTGAATGGGTCAGAAATGGCAAGATGTGAAACTTATAAAGAAGGGAGAATTTCTCTTGGAACTTTTCGTGCTGATGTAGATTATCATATGGCTGTAGCACATACTGTGTATGGAAGTATAGGAATTAAAGTATGGATCATGAAAGGAGAAATATATGGAAAAAGAGAATTGTCTCCATTATTAGGAACTCAAAAGAAACAAAAAGGTTATAAGTATCATCATTTTAATAGAAAGAAAAAATAA
- the rpmC gene encoding 50S ribosomal protein L29, giving the protein MNSLNIRSLSVHDLLKQIKENQKKYQNIKFNHHIKPLKNPMEIRSIRRKIAKLKTEYNKKINGRKI; this is encoded by the coding sequence ATGAATAGTTTAAATATAAGAAGTTTATCAGTTCATGATTTATTGAAACAAATCAAAGAAAACCAAAAAAAATATCAAAATATTAAATTTAATCATCATATAAAACCACTTAAAAATCCTATGGAAATTCGATCTATTAGAAGAAAGATTGCTAAATTGAAAACAGAATATAATAAGAAAATTAATGGTAGAAAAATATAA
- the rplD gene encoding 50S ribosomal protein L4, with translation MELKILDIKGNYTDKKIEFNDKNFLKKSYNHSLYLEVKRYLSAQRQGTHKSKERGELSGSTKKLHRQKGTGGSRKGNIKNPIFRGGGRVFGPKPRKYFTKLNKRTKNIVRRFIIEQKLIHHKIMIIEDLKLNVPKTKLILNLLKSLQLENKKSLMIIGEKNKNLYLSSRNLNKFKLLSVNELDCFSLISFPYIVFSENSINKIYQILSI, from the coding sequence ATGGAATTAAAAATTTTAGATATAAAAGGAAATTATACTGATAAAAAAATAGAATTCAATGATAAAAATTTTTTAAAAAAATCTTACAATCATTCTTTATATTTAGAAGTAAAAAGATATTTATCCGCTCAACGTCAGGGAACTCATAAGTCTAAAGAAAGAGGAGAATTATCCGGTAGTACTAAAAAATTACACAGACAAAAAGGGACTGGAGGATCTAGAAAAGGAAATATAAAAAATCCTATTTTTAGAGGAGGAGGAAGAGTTTTTGGTCCAAAACCGAGAAAATATTTTACGAAATTAAACAAACGTACCAAAAATATAGTTAGAAGGTTTATTATTGAACAAAAATTAATACATCATAAAATAATGATCATAGAAGATTTAAAATTAAATGTTCCAAAGACTAAATTAATTTTAAATTTATTAAAATCATTACAATTAGAAAATAAAAAATCATTAATGATAATTGGAGAAAAAAATAAAAATTTATATTTATCTTCTAGAAATTTGAATAAGTTTAAATTATTAAGTGTAAATGAATTGGATTGTTTTTCTTTAATTAGTTTTCCATATATTGTTTTCTCTGAAAATTCCATTAATAAAATTTATCAAATTTTGTCTATTTAA
- the rpsN gene encoding 30S ribosomal protein S14 translates to MAKESVKARQKKREKMVLKYANKRKALKKAGNYELLQKLPRDASPVRLRNRCTITGRCRGYMRQFGVSRIVFRNLVSQGLIPGIKKASW, encoded by the coding sequence ATGGCGAAAGAATCTGTGAAAGCAAGACAAAAAAAAAGAGAAAAAATGGTTTTAAAATATGCCAATAAAAGAAAAGCTTTAAAAAAAGCTGGAAACTATGAATTATTACAAAAATTACCTAGAGATGCTTCTCCCGTCCGTTTAAGAAATAGATGTACCATTACTGGTAGATGTAGAGGATATATGCGCCAGTTTGGAGTATCTCGTATTGTTTTTAGGAATTTAGTTTCTCAAGGACTTATTCCTGGAATAAAAAAAGCAAGTTGGTAA
- the rplN gene encoding 50S ribosomal protein L14 produces the protein MLQQESRCKVSDNTGAKEVLIIRVLGGSKKRYASLGDTIVVTVKLATSKGSTVKKGQVCKAVVIRTKNRTRRKDGSYISFDDNACVLINTSGEIIGTRVFGPVARELREREYMKIISLAQEVL, from the coding sequence ATGTTACAACAAGAATCTAGATGCAAAGTATCAGATAATACAGGAGCAAAAGAAGTTTTAATTATTAGAGTTTTAGGTGGTTCTAAAAAAAGATATGCTTCATTAGGAGATACTATAGTTGTCACCGTAAAACTAGCTACTTCTAAAGGAAGTACAGTTAAAAAAGGACAAGTTTGTAAAGCTGTAGTAATCAGAACAAAAAATAGAACTAGAAGAAAAGATGGGTCTTATATAAGTTTTGATGATAACGCTTGTGTATTAATCAATACTTCTGGAGAAATTATAGGAACAAGAGTTTTTGGTCCAGTGGCAAGAGAACTCAGAGAAAGAGAATATATGAAAATTATTTCTTTAGCACAAGAAGTTTTATGA
- the rplX gene encoding 50S ribosomal protein L24 codes for MKKIKREDKVLVLSGNYKGTEGIIEKIFWKKKRVIIRGVNIIKKHVKPTPKKPKGGIIEKEAPIHISNLKKIK; via the coding sequence ATGAAAAAGATAAAAAGAGAAGATAAAGTACTGGTTTTATCAGGAAATTATAAAGGAACTGAAGGTATAATTGAAAAAATTTTTTGGAAAAAAAAAAGAGTGATTATACGTGGGGTAAATATCATCAAAAAACACGTAAAACCAACTCCAAAAAAACCTAAAGGAGGAATTATAGAAAAAGAGGCTCCGATACATATATCTAATTTGAAAAAAATTAAATAA
- a CDS encoding 50S ribosomal protein L23, protein MILIKPFMTDKSYRGKKYNFYTFSVDISCNKIQIKKEIEKLFGFSIKNVRTMIYPRKDKSKYTKKGFLYGRTNKVKKAIVQFYENQKLDLLNKKEI, encoded by the coding sequence ATGATTTTAATAAAACCTTTTATGACAGATAAATCTTATAGAGGAAAAAAATATAATTTTTATACTTTTTCGGTAGATATAAGTTGTAATAAAATTCAAATCAAGAAAGAAATAGAAAAATTATTCGGATTTTCTATCAAAAACGTTAGAACAATGATTTATCCTAGAAAGGATAAATCTAAATATACTAAAAAAGGATTTCTTTATGGAAGAACTAATAAAGTTAAAAAAGCTATTGTTCAATTTTATGAAAATCAAAAACTTGATTTATTAAATAAAAAAGAGATTTAA
- the rplP gene encoding 50S ribosomal protein L16 produces MLQPKKTKYKKKQKGRIRGNSKKGLFLSRGLYGIKALEGAWITSRQLEAARIAATRYMKREGQLWINIFPDKPATKKPQEVRMGKGKGPVEFWVSVVKPGRILFEIDGVEIGVAKEALRLAAQKLPIKMKFIISNEI; encoded by the coding sequence ATGTTACAACCCAAAAAAACGAAATATAAAAAAAAGCAAAAAGGAAGAATTCGTGGAAATTCCAAAAAAGGACTGTTTCTTTCTAGAGGATTATATGGAATTAAAGCTTTAGAAGGTGCTTGGATAACTTCTAGACAACTGGAGGCAGCAAGAATTGCTGCTACAAGATACATGAAAAGAGAAGGTCAATTGTGGATTAATATTTTTCCAGATAAACCTGCTACAAAAAAGCCACAAGAAGTACGTATGGGAAAAGGTAAAGGCCCTGTTGAATTTTGGGTATCTGTAGTGAAACCGGGTCGAATTTTATTTGAAATAGATGGAGTAGAAATTGGAGTAGCCAAAGAAGCATTAAGATTGGCGGCTCAAAAACTTCCTATAAAAATGAAATTTATTATTTCTAATGAAATATGA
- the rpsS gene encoding 30S ribosomal protein S19, whose translation MARSLKKGPHVSQTLYKKVLNNIKLDKKIVIKTWSRSSTILPDFVGQTFSVHNGKQFINVYITENMIGHKLGEFAPTRIFRGHSGSKNKLKIKN comes from the coding sequence ATGGCAAGATCTTTGAAAAAGGGACCACATGTATCCCAAACATTGTATAAAAAAGTTTTAAATAATATAAAACTAGATAAAAAAATTGTTATTAAGACTTGGTCTAGATCTTCCACTATTTTACCTGATTTTGTAGGACAAACTTTTTCTGTCCATAATGGAAAACAATTTATTAATGTTTATATTACAGAGAATATGATAGGACATAAACTTGGAGAATTTGCTCCTACTCGTATTTTTAGAGGTCATTCTGGATCTAAAAATAAATTGAAAATAAAAAATTAG
- the rplB gene encoding 50S ribosomal protein L2 has protein sequence MSVKKLKPTTPGQRFRIVNSFNQLTTRKVEKTLVKGKYKSGGRNNIGRMTMRYLGGGHKRKYRIIDFTRRKFGIYAVIKSIEYDPNRSSFISLLHYEDGEKRYIITMEGFKVGQKVISGKNIPFNIGNSTFLSDIPLGTHISCIELKPGQGAKIARSAGSFAQLFAKDKKYATIKFPSGEIRMIMINCMATIGIVSNLDHQLERYGKAGKKRHVGKRPRTRGVAMNPVDHPMGGGEGKASGGIPRNRRGQPAKGFRTRTKKRYSDKYILQRRKK, from the coding sequence ATGTCAGTTAAAAAGTTAAAACCCACAACACCAGGTCAACGTTTTAGAATTGTGAATTCTTTTAATCAACTTACAACTCGTAAAGTTGAAAAAACTTTAGTAAAAGGAAAATATAAATCCGGAGGTAGAAATAATATAGGTCGTATGACTATGCGTTATTTAGGAGGTGGACATAAAAGAAAATATCGAATTATAGATTTTACAAGAAGAAAATTTGGAATTTACGCTGTTATAAAATCTATAGAATATGATCCTAATCGATCTTCTTTCATTTCTTTACTTCATTATGAAGATGGAGAAAAAAGGTATATTATCACAATGGAAGGATTTAAAGTCGGACAAAAAGTAATTTCAGGTAAAAATATTCCTTTTAATATAGGAAACTCTACCTTTTTAAGTGATATTCCTCTAGGAACTCATATTTCTTGTATAGAGTTAAAACCAGGACAAGGAGCTAAAATAGCAAGAAGTGCTGGATCATTTGCTCAATTATTTGCAAAAGATAAAAAATATGCAACAATTAAATTTCCTTCTGGAGAAATTAGAATGATAATGATTAATTGTATGGCTACAATTGGAATTGTTTCTAATCTAGATCATCAGTTAGAAAGGTATGGAAAAGCAGGAAAAAAAAGACATGTAGGAAAAAGACCTAGAACACGAGGTGTTGCCATGAATCCTGTGGATCATCCAATGGGAGGAGGTGAAGGAAAAGCTTCTGGAGGAATTCCTAGAAATAGAAGAGGACAACCTGCTAAAGGATTTAGAACTCGTACCAAAAAACGATATTCTGATAAATATATTTTACAAAGAAGAAAAAAGTAA